A single window of Syntrophus aciditrophicus SB DNA harbors:
- the speD gene encoding adenosylmethionine decarboxylase, with amino-acid sequence MKPTGNQILAEFFRCSANILNDSDALERILAGGIEACGLGLVSLNSHCYDPIGITSIAVISESHIAIHTYPEAHHASVDIFTCSRGNEKSQHLLHYLEEKLMPATTRVVEVSRGNPLEVSRTNWITDDNSATGFDVRYRVDRELFSGLSRYQDIKVIENQDFGRMLFLDNDLQIAERDAWLYNEAMVSPVRGKLDDLSSVAILGGGDGGVLYELLKLDPGSVSVIDIDEEVIRVARTYLESICHSAFEDERVNIVLADVFEYLDGSHQFDAMIYDLTMHPESFIVMDREDYLNQLFMKMKEDLKSQGVVSLQCASEYDQKTTALVEKLLNRHFSSVKMDKKLIPSYGSMWMFASCIKT; translated from the coding sequence ATGAAGCCCACGGGAAACCAAATCCTTGCAGAATTTTTTCGTTGTTCTGCAAACATATTGAATGATTCCGACGCGCTTGAAAGAATCCTGGCGGGAGGGATTGAAGCCTGCGGTCTCGGCCTGGTCAGCTTGAACAGCCATTGCTATGATCCCATCGGCATTACCTCTATTGCCGTCATCAGTGAATCCCACATTGCAATCCATACCTATCCGGAAGCCCATCACGCCTCGGTGGATATTTTTACCTGTTCCCGGGGTAACGAGAAGTCACAGCATCTTTTGCATTATCTGGAAGAGAAACTGATGCCGGCAACCACACGGGTTGTGGAGGTATCCAGGGGAAATCCCCTCGAGGTGTCCCGGACCAACTGGATTACCGATGATAACAGCGCAACCGGTTTTGATGTCCGGTATCGCGTTGATCGGGAACTCTTTTCCGGGTTATCCAGGTATCAGGATATCAAGGTCATCGAGAATCAGGATTTCGGCCGGATGCTGTTTCTGGATAATGATCTGCAGATTGCTGAAAGGGATGCCTGGCTCTATAACGAGGCGATGGTAAGTCCAGTGCGTGGAAAACTGGATGATCTTTCGTCTGTGGCGATTTTAGGCGGCGGGGATGGCGGTGTTCTTTATGAACTGTTGAAATTGGATCCCGGCAGTGTTTCTGTCATTGATATCGATGAAGAAGTCATTCGGGTGGCAAGGACCTACCTCGAAAGCATCTGTCATTCTGCCTTCGAAGACGAAAGGGTAAACATTGTTCTTGCCGATGTGTTCGAATACCTGGACGGGAGCCATCAGTTCGATGCAATGATCTATGACTTGACCATGCATCCGGAGTCCTTTATCGTGATGGATCGTGAGGACTACCTGAATCAGCTCTTTATGAAAATGAAGGAAGATTTGAAAAGCCAGGGAGTTGTTTCCCTGCAGTGTGCTTCGGAATATGATCAAAAAACGACAGCGCTTGTAGAAAAATTGCTGAACCGGCATTTCTCTTCCGTAAAGATGGACAAAAAGCTGATCCCCTCCTACGGCAGCATGTGGATGTTTGCATCCTGCATCAAAACCTGA
- the cheB gene encoding chemotaxis-specific protein-glutamate methyltransferase CheB, producing the protein MSSNDADKMIKVLIVEDSPVVRELLSHILHSDPQIRVVGVAESGEEALKEVVRLRPDLITMDVNLPRMDGFETTRRIMEEIPTPIIIVSAAWVSTEVEKTFRALEAGALAVLEKPSIAARDYDIRARDLIRAVKAMSEVKVIRRWSRSPRIEPAPPASGEPDIGKITKRFEVVAMGASTGGPTVLKQILSDLPDNFTIPILIVQHMTQGFIPGFVDWLSRAANYPVSVAVHGEEIRPGHAYVAPDGLHMGVNALGKIILTKGEPENGLCPSVSYLFRSVYRAYGENAVGVLLTGMGKDGAYELKVMKDCGMITIAQNKETSVVYGMPGEAIGMNAASYVLPPEKIARVLVKLAGSVAP; encoded by the coding sequence TCAAACGACGCAGATAAGATGATCAAAGTCTTAATTGTAGAGGATTCTCCCGTAGTTCGGGAACTGCTCAGTCACATCCTGCATTCCGATCCTCAGATTCGAGTCGTCGGGGTTGCGGAGAGCGGAGAGGAAGCGCTCAAGGAGGTAGTACGGCTGCGTCCCGATCTGATTACCATGGATGTCAACCTTCCACGAATGGATGGATTCGAGACCACCCGCAGGATTATGGAGGAAATCCCCACCCCGATCATCATCGTCAGTGCGGCATGGGTCAGCACTGAAGTGGAAAAGACTTTCCGAGCCCTGGAAGCCGGAGCGCTGGCCGTACTGGAAAAGCCCTCCATTGCTGCCAGGGATTATGATATCCGGGCGAGGGATCTGATTCGGGCAGTCAAGGCCATGTCTGAAGTCAAGGTGATTCGACGCTGGTCGCGGAGTCCCAGAATCGAACCGGCTCCTCCAGCTTCTGGCGAACCGGATATCGGGAAAATAACCAAACGTTTTGAGGTTGTGGCCATGGGCGCCTCCACCGGAGGTCCGACGGTTTTGAAACAGATCTTGTCGGACTTGCCTGATAACTTTACAATTCCAATCCTCATCGTGCAGCACATGACCCAGGGATTTATTCCCGGATTTGTGGATTGGCTTTCCCGGGCGGCGAATTATCCTGTTTCCGTTGCTGTTCATGGAGAGGAAATACGGCCTGGTCACGCTTACGTCGCCCCAGACGGCCTGCATATGGGAGTGAATGCGCTGGGAAAGATCATACTGACCAAAGGCGAGCCGGAGAATGGCCTGTGTCCATCCGTGTCCTATCTTTTTCGTTCCGTCTACCGGGCTTACGGAGAAAATGCCGTGGGCGTTCTTTTGACCGGGATGGGAAAAGACGGGGCTTATGAGCTCAAGGTCATGAAAGACTGCGGGATGATTACCATCGCGCAGAACAAGGAGACTTCCGTCGTCTACGGCATGCCGGGCGAAGCCATCGGGATGAACGCTGCTTCTTACGTTCTGCCGCCCGAGAAGATCGCCAGGGTGCTTGTCAAACTGGCGGGAAGTGTCGCCCCGTAG
- a CDS encoding class I adenylate-forming enzyme family protein — translation MGKAVDYTVLKSVWQTEHTVTRQLYRMLQKWPDKVAIIDPLMKKSLTYRQWDEEANQFAHALLEAGCTTYDTVMSDVFNCSEWFTLYMGCAKARCVNAMQNFMLPEGQVSKLMDDSETAVFVYDSSLKDMAVKAVELCKFKPKVCVMIGEGEVPPGHVSYAKFIEGKPKTAPPTEKDVEMWDPCMLIYTSGTTGLPKGFFVSHATIFFDCMMNGHLHKVDEHCVSLATNPLFHRGGNTTGVLPVLHQGGAVVIMRSFDENLALDYIEKYKVTHMVSAPVIYERMCHTQEEKARDVSSLRALCSMGAPLDKDSCLRVMRILCPGVYNGYGTADQHWVTMLKPWELPEKAGTIGLPITEDMIVLVRLDLGRRGNPNNPEDLVPRDGVTEGEIALRTMHGCYGYLNRPQDTEKGFPYPGWQLPGDTAVWDAEGYISIRGRTDDMIITGAENVHPVVVEEAIKDHPGVIDVFVTGAPSKRWGEAIVAYIALKDPNLKEEDFVEFCKNHPRLARYQRPKYYKFVDFKELPFNPSGKKMHFVIKERAKKDFPDLD, via the coding sequence ATGGGTAAAGCGGTAGATTATACAGTTTTGAAATCTGTCTGGCAGACAGAGCATACCGTTACAAGGCAGCTTTATCGTATGTTGCAGAAATGGCCGGATAAAGTTGCGATCATTGATCCTTTGATGAAGAAATCGCTGACCTACAGGCAGTGGGATGAAGAAGCCAACCAGTTCGCGCATGCCCTTCTTGAAGCAGGGTGCACCACTTATGATACCGTCATGAGTGATGTATTCAATTGTTCCGAGTGGTTTACTCTGTACATGGGATGTGCGAAGGCCAGGTGCGTAAATGCAATGCAGAATTTCATGCTTCCCGAGGGGCAGGTTTCTAAGCTGATGGATGACAGCGAAACGGCCGTTTTCGTCTATGACTCTTCCCTCAAGGATATGGCGGTGAAAGCCGTTGAACTGTGCAAGTTCAAGCCGAAGGTCTGCGTCATGATAGGTGAGGGTGAAGTTCCCCCCGGCCATGTGAGTTATGCGAAATTTATCGAAGGCAAACCAAAGACTGCGCCGCCGACGGAGAAGGACGTCGAGATGTGGGATCCGTGCATGCTTATCTACACGTCCGGGACGACAGGCCTGCCCAAGGGATTTTTCGTGAGTCATGCGACCATCTTCTTCGACTGCATGATGAATGGTCACCTGCACAAGGTTGACGAACACTGCGTCAGTCTTGCCACAAACCCGCTCTTTCACAGAGGGGGAAATACAACGGGGGTTCTGCCCGTACTCCATCAAGGGGGAGCCGTTGTCATCATGAGATCCTTTGACGAGAATCTGGCATTGGATTACATCGAAAAATACAAGGTTACCCACATGGTCAGCGCTCCTGTCATCTATGAGAGAATGTGTCATACGCAGGAAGAGAAAGCTCGCGATGTCAGCAGTCTGCGTGCCCTGTGCTCCATGGGCGCACCCCTCGATAAGGATTCCTGTCTGAGAGTCATGAGAATCCTGTGTCCCGGCGTTTACAACGGTTATGGAACCGCGGATCAGCATTGGGTCACCATGCTGAAACCCTGGGAGTTGCCGGAAAAGGCGGGAACCATCGGCCTGCCGATTACGGAAGACATGATCGTACTCGTCCGCCTTGATCTTGGACGTCGCGGCAATCCGAACAATCCTGAAGACCTCGTCCCGAGGGATGGTGTGACGGAAGGCGAAATCGCTCTCAGAACCATGCATGGCTGTTATGGATATCTGAACAGACCCCAGGATACCGAGAAGGGATTCCCCTATCCGGGCTGGCAGCTTCCGGGCGATACGGCGGTCTGGGACGCAGAAGGTTATATCTCCATCCGTGGCCGTACGGATGACATGATCATCACGGGTGCGGAAAATGTTCATCCCGTCGTGGTTGAGGAGGCGATCAAGGACCATCCCGGCGTCATCGACGTCTTCGTAACGGGTGCCCCGAGCAAGAGGTGGGGTGAGGCGATCGTTGCCTATATCGCCCTGAAAGATCCCAATCTCAAGGAAGAAGACTTTGTGGAATTCTGCAAGAATCACCCGAGGCTGGCAAGGTATCAGCGGCCAAAGTATTACAAGTTCGTTGACTTCAAGGAACTGCCCTTCAATCCATCAGGAAAGAAAATGCATTTTGTCATCAAGGAAAGGGCCAAGAAAGATTTCCCCGACTTGGATTAG
- a CDS encoding DUF484 family protein produces the protein MKQIMDTLKKNEEIARKFLKVEKALNSARTPSELLETLFRKLEAEFDIPYIWVSVVKREKDDLQTSLAMPRYLWERVGILDEGSFDTILPRKTAPVLANENLRPFYKLFPENRKFFLKSIAVVPLTLHGEFRGSLNLGDASPERYSAGMDTSLLQHLAEKVSERLDGMLHSREEALSRTGTGVSDSSPDAGVSESE, from the coding sequence GTGAAGCAGATCATGGACACACTGAAGAAGAATGAAGAAATCGCCAGAAAATTTCTGAAAGTCGAGAAGGCTTTGAATTCCGCACGCACACCGTCTGAACTGCTGGAAACACTGTTCCGGAAGCTGGAAGCCGAGTTTGACATTCCCTACATCTGGGTAAGTGTCGTTAAACGTGAGAAAGATGATCTGCAGACGAGTCTGGCCATGCCGCGATACCTATGGGAACGAGTGGGAATTCTTGATGAAGGATCTTTCGATACAATCCTTCCCCGGAAAACAGCTCCTGTGCTGGCCAATGAGAATCTCCGTCCGTTTTATAAACTGTTTCCTGAAAACCGGAAGTTCTTTCTCAAGTCCATTGCCGTGGTTCCCCTCACTCTGCATGGAGAATTCCGGGGCAGTCTGAATCTGGGGGATGCTTCCCCGGAGCGCTATTCAGCAGGTATGGATACGAGCCTGCTTCAGCATCTTGCCGAAAAAGTTTCGGAACGTCTTGACGGGATGCTGCATTCCCGGGAGGAGGCGCTTTCCCGGACCGGCACAGGCGTCAGTGATTCGAGTCCGGATGCCGGGGTTTCAGAGTCAGAATGA
- a CDS encoding acetate uptake transporter family protein, with the protein MSQEHTFASPGPAGLAALAVACFGFGAVFLGLVKPGGYPILAAWLVGGGIVQIVVAIMELKDKNLTGGNVFLFFCAFFMFAAALSLMSKFLLLVGAGAFIPKEAAAASAAAAITWFPKPDPYVEGWCWMAGAAFLTAVTPAYAKSTSLLFLLVILVDICLWLIVGMDTGWYADPATWKPMVGYMLIFCGWIGIYLAGATVCNTAYGKSIYYVPKPLVK; encoded by the coding sequence ATGTCGCAGGAACATACTTTTGCTTCTCCCGGACCTGCCGGGTTGGCTGCATTAGCTGTCGCGTGCTTTGGTTTTGGTGCCGTTTTCTTAGGACTGGTAAAGCCGGGCGGGTATCCGATCCTTGCTGCCTGGCTTGTCGGTGGCGGTATTGTGCAGATTGTAGTTGCCATCATGGAATTGAAAGATAAAAATTTGACCGGCGGCAACGTCTTTTTGTTTTTTTGTGCCTTCTTCATGTTCGCTGCAGCATTAAGTTTGATGTCCAAGTTCCTTTTGCTGGTCGGAGCGGGTGCTTTTATTCCGAAAGAGGCAGCAGCGGCTTCGGCAGCAGCGGCGATCACCTGGTTCCCGAAACCCGATCCCTATGTGGAGGGATGGTGCTGGATGGCAGGCGCCGCGTTCCTGACAGCGGTAACCCCGGCCTATGCCAAATCAACTTCCCTGCTTTTTTTGCTGGTTATCCTGGTTGACATCTGCCTCTGGCTTATTGTCGGCATGGACACGGGATGGTATGCCGATCCGGCAACCTGGAAGCCGATGGTCGGGTATATGCTGATTTTCTGCGGATGGATCGGAATTTACCTGGCGGGGGCAACGGTTTGCAATACCGCATACGGCAAGTCGATTTATTATGTACCCAAACCCTTGGTGAAGTAA
- a CDS encoding DEAD/DEAH box helicase, with the protein MKGVFKRIGKPPESGFVPDEFQLQALEAIKKNDCLVMAPTGSGKTWIAEQAILSVFRAGGRCWYASPLKALSNAKWVEFSQNFGAQHVGILTGDTKENPDAPIIVGTTEILRNQLYDVMKEGENLRCDLVILDEAHYLGDRDRGVVWEEIMIYLPVRVNLLLLSATIGNGDEIAAWLSSHRNKNCTVIREEKRPVPLFPLFLHPSGRIMPLMENRKLYGKVAEYIVARKTRRSGSFASLHFGEIINLMEGYALLPAIFFLKSRAECDAALKSCAGLAERCADERFYYDLEELLSRFPFLRQHRQLSFLIDYRVASHHGGQLPAWKFFVENMMKKGHLRAIFATSTVAAGVNYPARTIVLFNSDLFNGHEFCPMSGTEFHQMTGRAGRRGLDNIGFMLAVPGRFMDLSHIRKSLFQPPDEILSQIRSDFSMVLNLLLSQTPETIRDIFEKSLASYQHQNLNLWKEFLRHLEFLKAEGFVDDQDRLTENGIWASKLRLDQPLLIAEGLRAGGFPSADEKLLAALIAPFVNDHDQEILMDKRFISRKLRRAFTRLVTMLGPLTERMKAAGFPVQPLYFWTSAVVYEWASGEDWDEIIKRTGIADGELSMLVLRVADNLRQIVSLRDTHPEMAHLAARARDAILREPVVFEWEG; encoded by the coding sequence TTGAAAGGCGTTTTCAAACGGATCGGCAAGCCGCCGGAAAGCGGTTTTGTTCCCGATGAATTTCAGCTTCAAGCCCTGGAAGCGATCAAAAAAAACGATTGCCTCGTTATGGCGCCCACAGGGTCAGGAAAGACCTGGATCGCGGAACAGGCGATTCTTTCTGTATTCAGAGCCGGAGGGCGGTGCTGGTACGCTTCGCCCTTGAAGGCGCTGAGCAATGCCAAATGGGTGGAATTCAGTCAGAACTTCGGCGCTCAGCATGTGGGAATCCTTACGGGAGATACGAAGGAGAATCCGGATGCGCCCATCATCGTCGGGACGACGGAGATACTGAGGAATCAGCTTTACGATGTGATGAAGGAAGGGGAAAACCTGCGCTGTGACCTGGTGATCCTGGATGAAGCCCATTATCTGGGAGATCGGGACCGCGGGGTGGTCTGGGAAGAAATCATGATCTATCTTCCTGTAAGGGTGAACCTGTTACTTCTTTCCGCGACAATCGGAAACGGAGACGAAATCGCTGCCTGGTTGTCTTCCCATCGCAACAAGAACTGCACCGTGATCCGGGAAGAGAAGAGGCCCGTACCCCTTTTCCCTCTTTTTCTTCATCCCTCTGGGCGGATTATGCCACTCATGGAAAATCGGAAACTGTACGGAAAGGTCGCGGAATACATCGTGGCAAGAAAGACGCGTCGGTCGGGCAGTTTTGCATCCCTGCACTTTGGGGAGATCATCAACCTGATGGAGGGATACGCACTGCTGCCTGCCATCTTTTTTCTGAAATCGCGCGCGGAGTGCGATGCCGCGCTGAAGTCCTGTGCAGGACTTGCTGAAAGGTGTGCGGATGAGCGTTTTTATTATGATCTTGAAGAACTTCTCAGTCGTTTTCCTTTTCTCCGACAGCACCGGCAGCTATCATTCCTCATTGATTATCGAGTTGCCTCGCACCATGGTGGGCAACTGCCGGCCTGGAAGTTTTTCGTGGAAAACATGATGAAAAAGGGCCACCTGAGGGCCATTTTTGCAACCTCCACTGTAGCGGCGGGCGTAAATTATCCCGCCCGGACGATTGTTCTTTTTAATTCGGATCTCTTCAACGGTCATGAATTCTGTCCCATGAGCGGAACGGAGTTCCACCAGATGACCGGCAGGGCGGGGCGGAGGGGGTTGGATAACATCGGCTTCATGCTGGCCGTTCCGGGGCGTTTTATGGATCTGAGTCACATCAGGAAAAGTCTTTTTCAGCCTCCCGATGAAATTCTCAGTCAAATTCGGAGTGATTTTTCCATGGTGCTGAATCTTCTGCTGTCTCAGACCCCTGAAACGATCCGCGATATTTTCGAGAAATCACTGGCTTCCTATCAACATCAGAATCTCAATCTGTGGAAGGAATTCTTGAGACATCTTGAATTCCTGAAAGCCGAAGGATTCGTGGATGATCAGGACCGGTTGACTGAAAACGGCATCTGGGCTTCAAAATTGCGACTTGACCAGCCCCTGTTGATTGCTGAAGGGCTGCGGGCCGGGGGATTTCCTTCAGCGGATGAAAAACTGCTGGCCGCTCTGATCGCGCCCTTCGTGAATGATCATGACCAGGAAATCCTGATGGATAAGCGTTTTATATCCCGAAAGCTCCGCCGGGCCTTCACACGTCTTGTTACGATGCTGGGACCTTTAACGGAACGCATGAAGGCCGCCGGTTTTCCTGTCCAACCCCTTTATTTCTGGACAAGCGCGGTGGTTTATGAGTGGGCTTCAGGGGAAGATTGGGATGAAATCATCAAGAGAACCGGCATAGCTGATGGTGAACTATCCATGCTGGTTCTTCGAGTCGCGGATAATCTGCGACAGATTGTTTCACTCCGGGATACACACCCTGAAATGGCCCACCTGGCCGCACGGGCGCGGGATGCCATTCTGCGCGAACCCGTTGTTTTTGAATGGGAGGGGTGA
- a CDS encoding MFS transporter has product MDIKRKIYWGWYVVLGAFLILGINYGARYCFGVFVKPMSLEYQWSRSVISLGASLMILSYGIGGIVSGYLLDRMAPRWIITIGATVAATGLILTGFVQSPWQYYLTYGVLCGLGTSCFGVVACSSSVGKWFIKKRGVAIGTASVGIGAGTMILSPLLGYIVQVSWRQGFIFLGLLIFIGVVSLAQGLMKKTHPEAYGLWPDGIPQTPREQPPEIPLPALVSSDPESNQTGVPSLSDIFSDSRFWILALCYSLAIMAEMAVFVHQVAYAIDLGINKIAAASSLGFVGVSSILGRFFFGWLSDRIKDAKYASCIGFIMMLIGMVILMNADNTAFLFVYALFFGFGYGSIATMMPFLLADRFGRQVLGTTYGVLTFFSAGIGGGAGPLLCGYIYDRFGSYDYAWQFYLAVLVFVSFLILTLKPRHPDSNH; this is encoded by the coding sequence ATGGATATAAAGCGGAAAATCTATTGGGGCTGGTACGTCGTCCTCGGCGCTTTTCTTATTCTTGGGATCAACTATGGAGCCCGTTACTGTTTCGGTGTTTTTGTGAAACCGATGTCCCTGGAATATCAGTGGTCCCGTTCGGTAATCTCCCTGGGCGCCTCCCTCATGATCCTGAGTTATGGAATCGGCGGCATCGTCTCCGGCTATCTGCTGGATCGGATGGCGCCGCGATGGATTATAACCATCGGCGCAACGGTTGCAGCCACCGGGCTGATCCTTACAGGTTTTGTGCAGTCACCCTGGCAGTACTATCTTACCTACGGAGTCCTGTGCGGGTTGGGAACCTCCTGCTTTGGGGTCGTCGCCTGCAGCTCCTCCGTGGGAAAATGGTTCATCAAAAAAAGAGGAGTAGCGATCGGGACGGCGTCGGTAGGAATCGGAGCGGGCACCATGATTCTCTCCCCTCTCCTGGGATATATCGTTCAGGTAAGCTGGCGGCAGGGCTTTATCTTTCTGGGGCTCCTCATTTTTATCGGAGTGGTCAGCCTGGCTCAGGGATTGATGAAGAAAACTCATCCCGAGGCCTATGGGCTTTGGCCTGATGGAATTCCGCAAACTCCTCGTGAGCAGCCTCCGGAAATACCCCTTCCCGCCCTGGTTTCATCGGATCCGGAATCAAACCAGACGGGCGTGCCTTCCCTCTCCGATATTTTCAGTGATTCCCGCTTCTGGATCCTTGCCTTGTGTTACAGCCTGGCAATCATGGCGGAAATGGCGGTCTTTGTTCATCAGGTGGCCTACGCGATAGACCTGGGCATCAATAAGATCGCCGCTGCGTCTTCCCTTGGCTTTGTCGGAGTTTCAAGCATTCTGGGCCGCTTCTTCTTTGGCTGGTTGAGCGACCGGATTAAAGATGCAAAATATGCCTCATGCATCGGTTTCATTATGATGCTTATAGGCATGGTCATCCTGATGAATGCGGACAACACGGCATTCCTTTTCGTTTACGCTCTCTTTTTCGGATTCGGGTACGGCTCCATCGCCACGATGATGCCTTTTCTGCTGGCGGATCGCTTCGGGCGTCAGGTTCTGGGAACGACTTATGGCGTGCTGACTTTTTTTTCCGCGGGCATTGGTGGAGGGGCGGGACCGCTGTTATGCGGATACATTTATGACCGGTTCGGCTCTTACGACTATGCCTGGCAATTTTATCTCGCCGTTCTGGTTTTCGTCTCGTTTCTCATTCTGACTCTGAAACCCCGGCATCCGGACTCGAATCACTGA
- a CDS encoding YbhB/YbcL family Raf kinase inhibitor-like protein, giving the protein MKITSSAFKEREMIPLKYTCDGRDISPSLEWDNVPDGTKSFALICDDPDAPRGTWVHWVVYDIPPSVKKLDENVRPEAELESGIRQGKNDWPKIGYGGPCPPSGTHRYYFKLYALDTMLNLAPGATKEQLLKAMKGHVLAEAQLMGRYQRHR; this is encoded by the coding sequence ATGAAAATCACGAGTTCCGCTTTTAAAGAGAGGGAGATGATTCCCTTGAAATACACATGCGATGGGCGGGATATTTCTCCATCCCTGGAATGGGACAACGTGCCTGACGGCACGAAAAGTTTCGCTTTGATTTGTGACGATCCGGATGCGCCTCGGGGGACCTGGGTTCACTGGGTTGTTTATGATATTCCGCCCAGTGTGAAAAAACTTGATGAGAATGTCCGACCGGAGGCCGAACTTGAAAGCGGTATTCGACAGGGTAAGAACGACTGGCCGAAAATCGGTTACGGCGGACCCTGTCCACCCAGCGGCACTCATCGGTATTATTTCAAGCTGTATGCGCTGGACACGATGCTGAATCTTGCACCGGGAGCGACCAAAGAGCAATTGTTGAAGGCAATGAAGGGGCATGTTCTTGCAGAAGCCCAACTCATGGGGAGATATCAAAGGCACAGATAA
- the xth gene encoding exodeoxyribonuclease III translates to MARFKIATYNVNSIRSRLHIILSWLEENRPDVFCMQETKVADARFPADAFTVAGYHVVFRGMKQYNGVAIASLEKPENVTYGLGGEADDADEDRLIAAVYSGVPVINTYVPQGRNRENPQFAYKLQWYARFREYLVQKWSSDAPLVWCGDLNVAPEQIDVHDPKRLLGHVCFNPEVWDAFDRVKSWGLEDLFRKHHPGEVECYTFFDYRVPRSVERKLGWRIDHILSTPALAAHCDSCNIDMNPRMAEKPSDHTILVAEFTI, encoded by the coding sequence ATGGCTCGATTCAAGATTGCCACATACAATGTCAATTCCATCCGCTCCCGTCTTCATATCATTCTTTCCTGGCTTGAGGAAAACAGGCCCGATGTGTTCTGCATGCAGGAAACGAAAGTGGCGGATGCCCGGTTTCCCGCTGACGCTTTCACGGTTGCAGGCTATCATGTCGTTTTCCGGGGAATGAAGCAGTACAATGGAGTTGCAATCGCTTCTCTGGAAAAACCGGAAAACGTCACATATGGATTAGGCGGAGAGGCAGACGACGCGGATGAGGATCGCTTGATTGCCGCCGTTTATTCCGGTGTTCCGGTGATCAACACCTATGTTCCTCAGGGCCGCAATCGGGAAAACCCCCAGTTTGCCTACAAACTTCAATGGTATGCCCGCTTTCGGGAATATCTGGTTCAAAAGTGGTCATCAGATGCCCCCCTCGTCTGGTGCGGTGATCTCAATGTCGCGCCGGAACAGATCGATGTCCATGATCCCAAACGTCTTCTCGGGCATGTCTGTTTCAACCCCGAGGTATGGGATGCCTTTGACCGGGTCAAGTCCTGGGGACTGGAAGACCTGTTCCGCAAGCATCACCCCGGAGAAGTGGAATGTTACACCTTTTTTGATTACCGGGTTCCCCGATCGGTGGAGAGAAAGCTGGGGTGGCGGATTGATCACATTCTTTCCACCCCCGCCTTGGCCGCGCACTGCGATTCATGCAACATCGATATGAACCCGCGGATGGCCGAGAAACCATCGGATCATACAATCCTGGTTGCGGAGTTCACTATTTGA
- a CDS encoding J domain-containing protein codes for MHSLVPIREKRKNLCLSCGEPIDGGKRKYCSVGCRQRLRNKLDLRTGLIQALNTRYATFYFSDLAIMMDMIPYSSREIYSFSFPRVLGKKPADDFSRMADHMGEIWWAEQRRTNKRYLASRFLLDRAVRNNGSMLCVKPYEVRMPAIQKKSLQHLKLDHGELNHGDPCRVIRNAYRQQVKIHHPDLGGDAFIFRKIQTAYEALMLWARNPTFVKRRGFPDKWFYDGDKNKWLQPISW; via the coding sequence GTGCATAGCTTGGTCCCAATTAGAGAGAAAAGAAAGAACCTCTGTCTTTCATGCGGAGAACCGATAGACGGTGGCAAGAGGAAATATTGTTCCGTCGGCTGCCGCCAGAGGTTGCGCAACAAACTGGATCTGAGAACCGGCTTGATCCAGGCGTTGAATACCCGTTACGCCACTTTTTATTTTTCGGATCTGGCGATCATGATGGATATGATCCCTTACAGTTCCAGGGAGATCTACAGTTTTTCCTTTCCACGCGTTCTGGGTAAAAAACCCGCTGATGATTTCAGTCGAATGGCCGATCATATGGGTGAGATCTGGTGGGCGGAACAGCGGCGGACCAATAAAAGGTATCTGGCATCAAGGTTTCTGCTTGATCGGGCTGTAAGGAACAACGGTTCGATGCTTTGTGTAAAGCCCTATGAAGTGCGGATGCCTGCCATTCAGAAAAAATCGCTTCAGCATCTCAAACTTGATCATGGAGAACTCAACCATGGAGACCCATGTCGGGTGATTCGAAATGCCTACCGTCAGCAGGTAAAAATTCACCATCCCGATCTGGGAGGAGATGCATTCATATTCAGAAAGATACAGACAGCCTATGAGGCTCTGATGCTCTGGGCCCGAAATCCCACTTTTGTCAAACGCCGCGGATTTCCGGATAAGTGGTTCTACGACGGAGACAAAAACAAATGGCTGCAACCCATATCTTGGTAA